In Actinomycetes bacterium, the following proteins share a genomic window:
- a CDS encoding histidine phosphatase family protein, whose product MGYRLVLWRHGQTPWNQQRRFQGHSDVELDATGHQQAAAAAETLAQIAPDAIVSSDLLRAQQTAAALSRLTGIAATVDADLRETGASSWEGLTHDEIMQRDGEQFRRWLLDPATRPGGDGETATEVGQRAAAAVDRHLAALDPGSTLVVVTHGGSARALTGQLLDWPLTHWRRIAVLGNCSWAELRHGPDGRWLLMSHNQGAA is encoded by the coding sequence ATGGGCTACCGGCTGGTGTTGTGGCGGCACGGGCAAACCCCATGGAACCAGCAGCGGCGGTTCCAAGGCCACAGTGACGTCGAGTTGGACGCCACCGGACATCAACAAGCGGCAGCCGCTGCCGAGACGCTGGCGCAGATCGCCCCCGATGCCATCGTCAGTAGCGACTTGCTGCGGGCGCAGCAAACAGCCGCCGCGTTGAGTCGGCTGACCGGCATCGCCGCCACCGTCGATGCCGACCTGCGGGAAACTGGGGCGTCCTCCTGGGAAGGCCTCACCCACGACGAGATCATGCAGCGCGACGGGGAGCAGTTCCGCCGGTGGCTGCTAGACCCAGCAACCCGGCCGGGCGGAGATGGTGAGACCGCCACCGAGGTGGGTCAACGTGCCGCGGCTGCCGTGGACCGCCACTTGGCGGCACTAGATCCGGGCAGCACGCTCGTGGTCGTCACCCACGGCGGGTCGGCGCGGGCGTTGACCGGGCAACTGTTGGACTGGCCGCTGACGCATTGGCGTCGAATCGCGGTGCTGGGTAACTGCTCCTGGGCGGAACTGCGGCATGGACCAGACGGTCGGTGGCTGCTGATGAGTCACAACCAAGGCGCGGCCTGA
- the rsfS gene encoding ribosome silencing factor, with translation MTAEPIAVEWAQLAAAAAAEKKATDIVAFDVSDVLVITDVFVVCTAANQPQLTAIMGEVEKRLKEAGAEPVRREGQRQGSWMLLDFVDLVVHVQLPEARSMYDLERLWRDRPQLELPDVIVVE, from the coding sequence ATGACCGCTGAACCGATTGCCGTGGAGTGGGCGCAGCTTGCTGCCGCGGCTGCCGCGGAGAAGAAGGCAACTGACATCGTCGCGTTCGATGTCAGCGACGTGTTGGTCATCACTGATGTGTTCGTGGTGTGCACCGCAGCCAACCAGCCGCAACTGACCGCCATCATGGGCGAAGTGGAGAAACGGCTGAAGGAAGCCGGCGCGGAACCGGTGCGGAGGGAAGGGCAACGCCAGGGCAGTTGGATGTTGCTGGACTTCGTCGACCTGGTCGTGCACGTGCAACTGCCGGAAGCGCGCTCGATGTATGACTTGGAACGGTTGTGGCGGGACCGCCCCCAACTGGAACTGCCCGACGTGATCGTGGTCGAGTGA